Below is a window of Myroides profundi DNA.
AAAGGCGTTTAAGTCATTTCCAGATAGTATAACAGCAGCTGATTTATCAGAAATATCAATCATTGCCTCGGAGTTGAAAGAAGCAGATAAAGCCTTTGCTTATCTATATCGGTTGATAAAGATAGAACGTGCACAATACGGCTTCCCAGGTTGGCAAAATGTAACAAACAAAAGTGCTTTAGAGGAATACAAGAACTTATTAGATGATCCTAGATGGGTTTCTATGATGCGTGAAGCACATGCGTTAAAAGCTAAGTTTGATGTAAATCTAAAAAAGGAAGAGGAAGAATTCTATAAGGTGAAATCTACTAAAGAGTTAACCTCTACTAATGGAAAGAAATTATATGAAGAAATCAAAGTGTACAATCCTTATCTACCTAAAGCAAAACAAGATTATTCTATCAGCTTTGCTATAAATGATACGGTGAAGACTTCTTTCTTTATTCATTTGCCTAAGAACTATTCTCCAGAGAAGGAATACCCTGTATTATTCTTTTTGCATGGAGCAGTTAGATATAATAATCTTCAAGAGTTTCAGACCAAAGAACTTAGTTTAGGAGGATGGAATAGATACTATACGAAATATGGAGATCTAAATGAGGTGATATTAATATTCCCAAGTGGAGGTAAGAAGTATAATTGGATGACATCTAATGATGGCTTCTTTATGATACCTGCTATGCTGAGAGAAGTTAAGAAGGCTATTAATGTAGATGATAATAAGGTATTTATCGCAGGGCATTCTAATGGAGCGACGGGTTCATTCTCTTATCTGATGAAAGACTCTTCTCCATTTGCAGGGTTCTATGGGTTTAATACTCAACCTAAGGTATTCACAGGAGGAACTTTTATAGAGAATATAAAGAATCGTTCTTTTATCAACTTCTCTACAGATGAGGACTATTATTATCCACCTAATGCAAATGATTCTTTTACAGCCATGATGAATGAGTTAAAGGCTGACTATAAAGAGTATCGTTATAGCGGTTTTCCACATTGGTTCCCAGAGTTCGATGAGTCAGAACCAGCTTATGAGATATTGTTCAAAGATCTTAAGGAGAGACAACGCAAGAGCTTTAATAAAGAGTTGACATGGGAGTTTGATGACAATGTTTATGGAGGTGTGGATTGGTTGACTAATATCAAATTAGATACGCTTGGCCAGAAAGCAGATTGGCATAAAGAACGAAACTTTAAAATTACCAAATGGCTAGAGTATGATAAAGTTGAAAAGTTACAAACGGTAGAGGTAGACAAGAATGCTTTCGATATGCCACGCTTATCAGCTAAGGCTGTAGCCCGTTATAAAGACAATGAATTTAGAATAGAAACATCACGTGTTAAATCCTTATCTATTGCTATTTCTCCTGAAATGGTAAACCTGAAGAACAAGGTTAAAGTATATGTCAATGGAAAATTGTACTATGATGAGAAAGTAGATTACGATACTGCATTCATGCTAGATAATTTTGATAAGACTAGAGAGAGAAAGACGATTTGGATTAATAAGATTGATATTACAGTAGAATAAGACAATAGAGCTAGTAGAAATACTAGCTTTTTTGGGTTTAATGTACTTTTAATAAAATAGGTAGAAACGATGGAGAGAATGTATCAGAATGATGAATTCGTTTGTGTAGAGTTAAATGGCTTGAGGATAGAGCGCGTAATAACGTGTATGAGTGATGAATGTGATAATGTAATTGTACTTTATTTAAAAGTAGAAGCTTTAGGTTGGTTTGACTTTTTTATTGACGCAGGTATTGCAGTGATGGAAAAGATAAAAGAAATAGAAGAGGACGATAGTTATATATACCTAGATAAATCCCAAGAATTAGAGGTCATCGGAGTGAGAATAAAAGGTATCTATTGCCAGTCTGTCGAAAGTAGTTGTCGCTTGACTATAGTATTAGATAATAGTGTAAATCTAATATTACAATCAATTGATATGAAGGATTATGAAAGTGATGTAGAGCTGTTGCTTTTAGATCTTGGATAAAAGAGGGGCGGCTATCTCATCAGTGGATTAAGATATATTATCATTTATACAATACATTTTTTGTAGTACTATTCCCATCTTTCAATTATTTATTTAAATTAGCTTTGAGTTTTTAGGAATAAATCATCTCTAACTTTAACAAATAATCATTAGATGAAACAAAAGATTAAAAATTATAGTATTCACTTTATCAAAGAGATTATTCCTGTCGTGGTAGGTATTCTTATTGCTCTTTTTATTGATAATTGGAACGCTCATAGAAAAGACCAAGCCTATATCAATCAAGTGTTTTCGACTGTTCATAGTGAGCTAAAAGAATCTAGAGAAGAAATAGAGTTTATTCTCCCTATACAGAAAGATTTGGTCAAAGCCTTAGAAAAACACGCTGATAACGAAGAGAAAAGTCTACAACAGATAGTCATGGAATCTAAGGGAATCTTCATTCCTCAGATTAAAACAACTGCGTGGCGCTCTATTGCAGCGACTAAGATTGATCTAATCGATTATGATAAGGTAGCTGCTATGACTAATATCGAAGACTTAAAGCAAATGTTAAGCAATAAAAGTGCTTTTCTAATGAATCTTTTGTATTCTAATATGGATAAGACGGATAAGAGCATCAAACAGACTTTTAAGATGGTCGTATTAGATATTATTCAGACGGAAAATACGCTAGAACAGCGTATAGAGCTGATGGAGAAAGAAGGAGATAAGAAGTGATAACTGTGGTGTTTCTTTTTAATGTATAACCTAGTGAATTAACTGTTTATGAAGTATGTTTTTTCTTTTTATAACTCCATTAAAGATAGCGTTCTAAGCAAATACCTTATTCTCGATTTAAGAAATAAGTCTATTTTGTGTAAACCTATTTTAGGACGAGACAGTTTGATTTTGATGAAAATGAGAGGAAGGTGTTCTTAAATCTAGTATATTACCAATGCTTTGATAATAATAGTTTAACAACTTTTAAAGCTATGAAAACAAACAATGTAATGGATTATGCAAGTATAGGTCTGAGGAATATATTTCTAATTTAATCGTTTTTATGGAAATGGGATATTTAAGAAAAAATATTAAATGATATGATGAAGATAATATTGAAGTTGTTTGTTATATCTCTAATTTTTAGCGGATGTACTAAAGAGCAAAAAAAACTGATTAATAAAGAGCAGAAAAGTATAATTATGTATTGTGCTATAGAAGATTTTGACTTTTTAGTATTAAATGGAGAATCGTATAGTTCAAGTAATCTAGAATATAGAGGTATTTATAAGTTAAAGAACGTTTTTATGAGTTCAAATAGTCAAGGATATGCGTTGAGTGTTTATACTGATACTACTATTTCTTTTAATAGATATGATTTAGTTAGTTTCAAACTTCAAGATTAATTTGTCAATTCTTCTTTTGTTTTGTTGTTGTAGTAATGAAGGAAGTAAATTCATTACTATGTTTATAAGGAAAATTATAAAAGCCAAAAGATATTCTTGATTGTATATTTTCCAAATAATTATAACTGAAACAAAAATGAGTGCAAATAAGTGATCTATTTCAGCTTTAGTCATTTCTTTTCGAATAGTTTTTACATCAGAAATATTCATTTTTTTATCAAATTTTAGTTTAGGGTTTAAAAATTTGAAAAATGTATTTTTTATCATCCATTTAATTACTTCAACTCCAAGAATTTTATTTGTCATTTCGTTTTTTACAAAATTTAGATTCGATAATTTTTTGCTGTAAAATTCCGTTTTTCTTATTAATGTAGTCATAATCATACCCACAATGAAAGAGATGAATATAATTGAAATGCTGAAACTTAAATATGTAAATAACATTGTAATATAATTTATGATTATTTTTTATTAATTATTTGCTAAAATATTAAAAAAAGTAATGTAAAAGTTTGTTTATTTTGAAATATATGGTTTAAAATGTTTTCTGTTAGGTCGTTTCATTACTATGATGTCAGTTTGGAGTAGTTTGCTTGTCCCGTTTAAGAGTAAATCATTTTGTAAGTTTTATTTGAGCACCTCAAAGCATAACTAGTTGTTATTTTTAAAGTAAACCTTATGATAGGTGCAAAAAAGGTGCACAAGGGTATAAAAAAAGCCCGATAACGAGTGTTATCGGGCTTTTCAGCGGAGAAAGAGGGATTCGAACCCCCGGACCTGTTACAGTCAACGGTTTTCAAGACCGCCGCATTCGACCACTCTGCCATTTCTCCAGAGGTCTACATTACTTCCGTATTGCGAGTGCAAATATACAGCAAAGTCTGATGTTTGCAAGCGGTTTGAAGGAAAAAAACAAGTTTTTTGAAGTGTGTTTCTGTAACTAATTTATTTTGAGTTGGTAATGAATGAAAAAAAGCGTATGTTATTTGAGATGGATATAAGTCTTGATGGCCAATTTTTAAATAAGAGGATGAGGTGAGTGTCAAGATTGGTGTTAGTAGGATTGATGTCAATCTAAACAGATGTTTTTAAATAGGGGGAGGAGAGGCTTTAGTTTGTTATATAGAAAGCTAAGAAGAGGGATTGTTTTTGCTTAAAGGTATTAAGAGTAGGGTCAAAATAAAGAGATTGATAAAGTATTCTTTTTTTAGTGAGGTAAGTATTGGATGCACTTTATTATTTTACTGTTAAAAAAAATGAGTTAAGCAGTGCTAAATGTTGCGATTCTATGGTAAAACCTGTATATTTGCATTTTATTTTTTAAAATTATTATGATAAAAATTACATTACCAGACGGTTCAGTGAAAGAGTTTGCTTCGGGCGTAACTCCTTTCGATGTTGCAAAAAGTATAAGCGAAGGTTTAGCTAGAAATATTATTTCTGCAAACTTCAATGGTACCACCATCGAAACCACGACACCTATGACCACGGATGGTAGTCTAGTTTTATATTCATGGAATGATGATGAAGGGAAAAAAGCTTTTTGGCATTCTACTTCACACGTAATGGCGCAAGCTTTACAAGATCTATACCCAGGAATCAAGTTAACAATAGGTCCAGCTATCGCTAATGGATTCTATTATGATGTGGATTTCATGGATTATAAAGTAACAGATGCTGACTTTAAGAAAATTGAAGATAAGGTTTTAGAGATAGCACGTGGGAAGCATGATTTTACAATGCGTTCTGCTACTAAGGCTGAAGCTTTAGAGTTTTATAAAAAAGAAGAAAACCCTTATAAAGTTGAGTTAATAGAGAACCTAGCTGATGGTACGATTACTTTCTGTGATCATGACACTTTCACAGACTTATGTCGTGGAGGTCATATTCCTAATACAGGAATTATTAAGGCATTTAAGGTATTATCTATTGCTGGTGCATACTGGAGAGGAGATGAGAAAAATAAACAGTTAACTCGTGTTTATGGTATTTCATTCCCTAAACAAAAGGATTTAACTGAGTATTTAGCTTTATTAGAAGAAGCTAAAAAACGTGATCACCGTAAATTAGGTAAAGAATTAGAATTGTTTACATTCTCTCAAAAAGTAGGACAAGGGTTACCATTATGGTTGCCAAAAGGTGCTGCGTTAAGAGATAGATTAGAGCAGTTCTTGCGTAAAGCACAGAAGAAAGCTGGATATGAGCAAGTAGTTACTCCTCATATTGGACAAAAAGAATTATATGTTACTTCTGGGCACTATGCAAAATATGGAGCAGATAGTTTCCAACCGATTCATACTCCAGTAGAGGGAGAAGAGTTCTTATTAAAACCAATGAACTGTCCTCATCACTGTGAGATTTATAATGCAAAACCATGGTCTTATAAAGATTTACCTAAGCGTTTTGCTGAGTTTGGAACAGTGTATCGTTATGAGCAATCAGGAGAATTACATGGATTAACTCGTGTAAGAGGGTTTACTCAAGATGATGCACATATTTTCTGTACACCAGAACAATTAGATGAAGAGTTTAAAAAAGTAATTGATTTAGTGTTATATGTATTCGGGTCGTTAGGATTTGAGAACTTTACAGCACAAGTATCAGTACGTGATTTAAGTAACCCTGATAAGTATATCGGTAGTGTAGAGAATTGGGAAAAAGCTGAGAATGCTATTATCAATGCAGCTAGAGATAAAGGACTTAATTATGTGATCGAGAGTGGAGAAGCTGCTTTCTATGGTCCTAAATTAGACTTTATGGTAAAAGATGCATTAGGTAGAAGCTGGCAGTTAGGTACCATTCAGGTAGACTATAACTTACCAGAGCGATTTGAGTTAAGTTATAAAGGATCAGATAATGAGTTGCATCGTCCAGTGATGATCCACAGAGCACCATTTGGTTCTATGGAGCGTTTTATAGCGATACTTTTAGAGCATACAGGAGGTAATTTCCCACTATGGTTAATGCCAGAGCAGGCTATAATCCTGTCTTTGAGTGAGAAATATGAAAAATATGCCGAAAAAGTTTTAAATTTGCTAGAAAATAGCGAAATTCGCGCGCTGGTAGATAACCGTAATGAGACTATCGGTAAAAAGATTAGAGAAGCTGAAGTACAAAAATTTCCTTACATGTTAATTGTAGGAGAAGATGAAGAGAAAAACGGTACGATTTCTGTAAGAAGACACGGTGATTCTGGTAAATCTAATCAGACAATGAAGATAGAAGATTTTATCGCTCAAGTACAAGAAGAGGTAAATAGTTCTATTAAACAATTTGGAGAGTAAAAATAGTATAACGCTTGGTGAACAAGCACATAAAATTTTATAGCCATAGCAATAAGACAAAACAGAGGAAGAAATCCTCGCGAAGAAAAGAAAGATGCGCATAGAATTAATAATGCCATCCGCGTTCCTGAAGTTCGTCTTGTAGGAGACAACGTCGAAACAGGTGTATATAAACTTGCTGACGCAATGCGTTTAGCAGAGGAGTTAGAATTGGATTTAGTTGAGATTTCACCAAATGCTGAACCTCCTGTTTGTAAAATTACTGATTACAACAAATTCCTTTACGAACAGAAGAAGCGTGAAAAAATGCTAAAGGCTAAATCGACTCAAATCACTGTAAAAGAGATTCGTTTCGGTCCTCAAACAGATGAGCACGATTATGAGTTCAAAAAGAAGAATGCAATGAAATTCTTGAAAGAGGGTTCTAAGTTAAAAGCATTCGTATTCTTTAAAGGACGTTCGATTATTTATAAAGATCAAGGACAAATCTTATTATTAAGATTAGCTCAAGATCTTGAGGAATTCGGGAAAGTGGAAACTATGCCAGTTTTAGAGGGTAAACGTATGACTATGTTTATCGCACCTAAAAAGAAAAAATAGTATTTAAGTATATTAAGATAGTTAAGTAAGATAATCATTAATACCTAGGAAATAATGCCTAAAATGAAAACTAAATCTAGTGCTAAGAAACGTTTCAAGTTGACTGGTTCTGGAAAAATCAAAAGAAAACACGCTTTCAAAAGTCACATTTTGACTAAAAAATCTAAAAAGCGTAAATTAGCTTTAACACACTCTGGATTAGTGTCTAAAGCAGATACAAACAGTATCAAAGATCAATTAAGATTAATCTAATCTTAATTCCGGTTAAAATAATTTAATAACCCTGGAGTGGAGCAAATGAAAGTTTAGAAGTGTTTGAAACATAACCGCCCACTACAAAAAACACATTTTTAAGAAATGGCAAGATCAGTAAACTCAGTAGCTTCAAGAGCAAGAAGAAAAAGAATTTTGAAGCAAGCCAAAGGATTCTTTGGAAGACGTAAAAACGTTTGGACAGTAGCTAAAAACGCGGTAGAAAAAGCAATGGTATATGCTTACCGTGATAGAAAACAAAAGAAAAGAAACTTCCGTTCATTATGGATCATGCGTATCAACGCTGGTGCTAGATTACACGGAATGAGCTATTCTCAATTCATGGGTAAATTAAAAGCTAACAATATCGAATTGAACCGTAAAGTTCTTGCAGATTTAGCTATGAATCACCCAGAAGCTTTCGCAGCTATCGTTAATAAAGTAAAATAATAAACGTTTGTCAAATCTGATTTATCTTACTTAATATATTTAAAAGCCTTACTGTATGTAGTGAGGCTTTTTTATTTTAATCGGTTATATTTGCTAGAACCTAAAAAGAGATAAATGGAATTACAGAATGTAGAATTTAAAGCACGTGTAGCTGATTTAGATAGCATAGAAGATAAATTAAAAGGAATAGAGCTCATTCTCGATGGGGTGTATAAGCAAGTGGATACTTATTATAATGTCCCTATTGGAAGAGTGAAGCTTCGTGAATATGAAGAGTATAGTTCTTTGATTTATTATAATCGTGTAAATGGGGAAGAAGCGAAGAGTTCTGATGTAATTTATTATAAACATGAGAAAGATGCTGCGTTAGGTGCAATATTAGAATTGCAGTTTGGTATAAAAGTAAAGGTATCTAAAGTACGTAAGGTCTTAAAGTTTAAGAATGTTAGTGTTCACTTAGATCAGGTAGACGGATTGGGGTGTTTTGTGGAAGTAGAAGCTTGTAATATAGGAGTAGAAGAGGGTGTTGATTTAAAACAACAATGTGATTATTTTTTCAATCTAATGGAGTTGACTAAAGAGGATTTAGTCGCGGTATCATATAGTGATCTTATTCTTCGGTTGAATAAAAAATAGTAGTGACTTGTCTTTTATTCTTGATTTAAAAGAAGTAGATTGAGTTAGGATAAAACAAAAAGACTATCACTGCTGATAGTCTTTTTTGTTTATTAATTTTGAGATGTTCTGTGTACTACTTCGAATAGGGTACCATCATCACATTTTAATGTTTTAGCAGGGAATTTTAATAACAATGCATAATCATGTGTTACCATGATAATGGTTCTACCATTCTTATTAATTTTAAGTAGAAGTTCCATTACTTCAGCACTAGTCTGAGGGTCTAAGTTACCCGTTGGTTCATCAGCTAGGATTAGATCAGGATCATTTAGCAATGCTCTAGCTATAGCGATACGTTGTTGTTCCCCTCCTGATAGTTGGTGAGGCATTTTTTCGATATGGGCTAGCATATTTACATTGTCTAATACTTCGTGTATCTTTCTATCCATCGCTTCTTTTTCTGACCAACCAGTTGCTTTTAAAGCAAAGTATAAGTTTCCATAGACTGTTCTGTCAGGAAGTAGTTTAAAGTCTTGGAATACGATACCTAATGATCTTCTCAGGTATGGAATATCTTTTTCTTTTAAGGTCTTCAAGTCGTAGTCTACGATAGAGCCTTCGCCTACTTCTAAAGGAAGGTCTGCGTACAGCGTTTTCATAAAACTACTTTTACCTGCACCTGTCTTTCCGATTATATATAAAAATTCTCCCTTATTTACTTCTAAGTTAACATTAGAAAGTACTTTATGTTTGTTCTGGTAGATATCAACTCCTTGTAGGGATAAAACTGTTTTAGACATAATAATCGTGTATTTTGTGGTAAAAATACTAAGATAAACAATAATAAAGTATAGTTGAGCTGAAAATATCTATATCGAATGTCGTTTTTAAGAAAAAAATAGATTGAGGTCTTATCGTGGAGTGTAAATGATATAAAATTAGCCAGTGTAGTAAGTGGTTAAATCAAAAGGAGAGATCTGTTGTAGACCTCTCCTTTTGTTCTAACTAACCAATTTAATCTATATTTTATTTACATATTTTTCTTTTTGTTTACATGACAAAGTTGCTCTAATTTTTTGAATATAAGATTAAGTAAAAGTTACCAAAAAGCTAAGTGATTGATTCTTTTTTATTGTTGAAGTGATATCTTTTGACGAGGTGTATAGTTGTTAAATAATTTATTTTTATCTGTTTTGTTTCTTTCATAGAGATTGGATTTAGTAATTTTGTGATAAATATTTAAACAAAATGAATTTAATTAAGCAGGTGGCAATCGTGATAGGTTGTCTAGCCTTTGGAGAGTTAGTGGTGTATCTCACAGGATTAAAATTACCATCAAGTATCATCGGTTTAATCACATTATGGACAATGTTAAAACTGAGGTGGGTAAAAGTAGAATCAATAGGTGGTATTACTAACTTCTTAATTAAAAACATGGGAATATTCTTTGTTCCGCCTTGTGTGGCTATGTTGAATTATTTCGGAATTCTTAGTCAGTCGATTGTACCTATTGTTGTGGCTACACTGGTAAGTACAGTGATAGTGATTTTTGTAACTGGATTTACTCATCAATTATTAAGAAAAAAGAAATGAATTTTTTAGCCAATCCAACATTCTTATTATTCCTAACTTTAGCTTTATATGCTTTAGGAATAGCTTTAAGTGAAAAGAAAAAATGGATTATATTTAATCCAATTATCTTGTCTATGGTTGTCTTGATGGGGTATTTATATCTTTTAAAAATACCATATCAAAATTATGAAGAGGCAGGTAAGTATATCGATTTCTTTTTAAAACCATCTATTGTAGCCTTAGCAGTTCCTTTATATGTACAGTGGGAAAAAATTAAAAAACAGTTGTTTCCTATTTTAATTAGTCAATTAATAGGATGTGTTGTAGGGGTAGTGTCAGTAGTGGTACTAGCTAAAATGACAGGCGCAGAGCAAGAGATAATTTTATCACTAGCTCCTAAGTCAGTTAGTACACCTATAGCCTTAGAGATATCTAAATCTGTTAATGGTATTCCGTCTGTAACTGCCGCTGCTGTTATGATAGCAGGTATATTTGGAAGTATGGTGGGGTTCAAGGTTCTTAACCTTACTCGAATAAGTAATC
It encodes the following:
- a CDS encoding alpha/beta hydrolase-fold protein, which codes for MKGYHVLLAFMFSIVSFGQNTYSKLINQADDLLEEHQDEQSKRQAFSLYEKAFKSFPDSITAADLSEISIIASELKEADKAFAYLYRLIKIERAQYGFPGWQNVTNKSALEEYKNLLDDPRWVSMMREAHALKAKFDVNLKKEEEEFYKVKSTKELTSTNGKKLYEEIKVYNPYLPKAKQDYSISFAINDTVKTSFFIHLPKNYSPEKEYPVLFFLHGAVRYNNLQEFQTKELSLGGWNRYYTKYGDLNEVILIFPSGGKKYNWMTSNDGFFMIPAMLREVKKAINVDDNKVFIAGHSNGATGSFSYLMKDSSPFAGFYGFNTQPKVFTGGTFIENIKNRSFINFSTDEDYYYPPNANDSFTAMMNELKADYKEYRYSGFPHWFPEFDESEPAYEILFKDLKERQRKSFNKELTWEFDDNVYGGVDWLTNIKLDTLGQKADWHKERNFKITKWLEYDKVEKLQTVEVDKNAFDMPRLSAKAVARYKDNEFRIETSRVKSLSIAISPEMVNLKNKVKVYVNGKLYYDEKVDYDTAFMLDNFDKTRERKTIWINKIDITVE
- a CDS encoding cell division ATP-binding protein FtsE → MSKTVLSLQGVDIYQNKHKVLSNVNLEVNKGEFLYIIGKTGAGKSSFMKTLYADLPLEVGEGSIVDYDLKTLKEKDIPYLRRSLGIVFQDFKLLPDRTVYGNLYFALKATGWSEKEAMDRKIHEVLDNVNMLAHIEKMPHQLSGGEQQRIAIARALLNDPDLILADEPTGNLDPQTSAEVMELLLKINKNGRTIIMVTHDYALLLKFPAKTLKCDDGTLFEVVHRTSQN
- a CDS encoding LrgB family protein codes for the protein MNFLANPTFLLFLTLALYALGIALSEKKKWIIFNPIILSMVVLMGYLYLLKIPYQNYEEAGKYIDFFLKPSIVALAVPLYVQWEKIKKQLFPILISQLIGCVVGVVSVVVLAKMTGAEQEIILSLAPKSVSTPIALEISKSVNGIPSVTAAAVMIAGIFGSMVGFKVLNLTRISNPMSQGIAMGTSSHAMGTMKAMEVSNKYGAFASVGMIFNGIFTAVLAPIILGLLSSYL
- the infC gene encoding translation initiation factor IF-3, coding for MAIRQNRGRNPREEKKDAHRINNAIRVPEVRLVGDNVETGVYKLADAMRLAEELELDLVEISPNAEPPVCKITDYNKFLYEQKKREKMLKAKSTQITVKEIRFGPQTDEHDYEFKKKNAMKFLKEGSKLKAFVFFKGRSIIYKDQGQILLLRLAQDLEEFGKVETMPVLEGKRMTMFIAPKKKK
- the rplT gene encoding 50S ribosomal protein L20, giving the protein MARSVNSVASRARRKRILKQAKGFFGRRKNVWTVAKNAVEKAMVYAYRDRKQKKRNFRSLWIMRINAGARLHGMSYSQFMGKLKANNIELNRKVLADLAMNHPEAFAAIVNKVK
- a CDS encoding class IV adenylate cyclase, with the protein product MELQNVEFKARVADLDSIEDKLKGIELILDGVYKQVDTYYNVPIGRVKLREYEEYSSLIYYNRVNGEEAKSSDVIYYKHEKDAALGAILELQFGIKVKVSKVRKVLKFKNVSVHLDQVDGLGCFVEVEACNIGVEEGVDLKQQCDYFFNLMELTKEDLVAVSYSDLILRLNKK
- the thrS gene encoding threonine--tRNA ligase, with protein sequence MIKITLPDGSVKEFASGVTPFDVAKSISEGLARNIISANFNGTTIETTTPMTTDGSLVLYSWNDDEGKKAFWHSTSHVMAQALQDLYPGIKLTIGPAIANGFYYDVDFMDYKVTDADFKKIEDKVLEIARGKHDFTMRSATKAEALEFYKKEENPYKVELIENLADGTITFCDHDTFTDLCRGGHIPNTGIIKAFKVLSIAGAYWRGDEKNKQLTRVYGISFPKQKDLTEYLALLEEAKKRDHRKLGKELELFTFSQKVGQGLPLWLPKGAALRDRLEQFLRKAQKKAGYEQVVTPHIGQKELYVTSGHYAKYGADSFQPIHTPVEGEEFLLKPMNCPHHCEIYNAKPWSYKDLPKRFAEFGTVYRYEQSGELHGLTRVRGFTQDDAHIFCTPEQLDEEFKKVIDLVLYVFGSLGFENFTAQVSVRDLSNPDKYIGSVENWEKAENAIINAARDKGLNYVIESGEAAFYGPKLDFMVKDALGRSWQLGTIQVDYNLPERFELSYKGSDNELHRPVMIHRAPFGSMERFIAILLEHTGGNFPLWLMPEQAIILSLSEKYEKYAEKVLNLLENSEIRALVDNRNETIGKKIREAEVQKFPYMLIVGEDEEKNGTISVRRHGDSGKSNQTMKIEDFIAQVQEEVNSSIKQFGE
- a CDS encoding DUF6090 family protein, with product MKQKIKNYSIHFIKEIIPVVVGILIALFIDNWNAHRKDQAYINQVFSTVHSELKESREEIEFILPIQKDLVKALEKHADNEEKSLQQIVMESKGIFIPQIKTTAWRSIAATKIDLIDYDKVAAMTNIEDLKQMLSNKSAFLMNLLYSNMDKTDKSIKQTFKMVVLDIIQTENTLEQRIELMEKEGDKK
- the rpmI gene encoding 50S ribosomal protein L35, whose translation is MPKMKTKSSAKKRFKLTGSGKIKRKHAFKSHILTKKSKKRKLALTHSGLVSKADTNSIKDQLRLI
- a CDS encoding CidA/LrgA family protein — protein: MNLIKQVAIVIGCLAFGELVVYLTGLKLPSSIIGLITLWTMLKLRWVKVESIGGITNFLIKNMGIFFVPPCVAMLNYFGILSQSIVPIVVATLVSTVIVIFVTGFTHQLLRKKK